The following nucleotide sequence is from Coffea eugenioides isolate CCC68of chromosome 3, Ceug_1.0, whole genome shotgun sequence.
CGGGGACCTAGTGCTTGAAGTGATTTATTGCACAGGCTACTCTAGTCTTGTTTTATGCCtcgatcttctcgtacaggaAAACTCGAGTTTGACCCGGAGATCGAGAAAACCACCAGGAGGTTGATAAAGGAGACAAAGATGCAAAAGCAACAAACCTCAACAGCACAATCATCTGAACTTGAGCAAAACTTTCACTTTGGTGACGCATCAATTGAACTGGAAACAAATTCGCCTAGACCCAACGAAACAATGGCAGCCCAAAGAACCTTGAGGGAGCTTGCAACCCCGGATGTTAACCAACAGCCTCTGTGCATCACGTACCTTGACACTGAGGAGGCATTTGAATTAAATTCTGGTTTGATTCACTTATTACCCACTTTTCGTAGTGTTGCAGGTGAGGACCCACACAAGCACTTGAAGGAATTTCATGTAGTGTGTTCAACCATGAGACCTCAGGGAGTCACTGAGAAACAAATCAAGTCGCGTGCCTTCCCGTTTTCCTTAGCAGATAAGGCCAAGGACTGGTTGTTCTATTTGCCATCGGGGTCCATCACTACGTGGGAAGCATTAAAACGACAATTCCTTGAGAAGTTCTTCCCAGCCTCCAGGGCCGCCAACATCAGAAAGGAGATATGTGGAGTTAGGCAAGCAAATGGAGAGACTCTCTATGAATATTGGAAGCGGTTCAAACAACTGTGTGCCAGTTGCCCCCATCATCAAATTCCTGACCAACTGTTAATCCAGTATTTCTACGAGGGACTCCAACCCATGGATAGGAGTATGGTGGATGCAGCCAGTGGAGGAGCTTTGGTTAATAAAACCCCAGACGAAGCCAAACTGTTGATTTCAAACATAGCTGAGAACTCTCAGCAGTTTGGGACCCGGTCTGAGGGCATGACtaggagagtcaatgaggtcaATCATGCTGACCTGGCACATCAGTTAATGGAGCTAACAACTTTGGTTCGACAGATGGCAATGGGGAAGGCTCAAACCGTAAAAACATGTGGGATATGTGCGGCCCCCGAACATACAACCAACATGTGCCCAACTCTTCAAGAGGATCCGTA
It contains:
- the LOC113766451 gene encoding uncharacterized protein LOC113766451 codes for the protein MPRSSRTGKLEFDPEIEKTTRRLIKETKMQKQQTSTAQSSELEQNFHFGDASIELETNSPRPNETMAAQRTLRELATPDVNQQPLCITYLDTEEAFELNSGLIHLLPTFRSVAGEDPHKHLKEFHVVCSTMRPQGVTEKQIKSRAFPFSLADKAKDWLFYLPSGSITTWEALKRQFLEKFFPASRAANIRKEICGVRQANGETLYEYWKRFKQLCASCPHHQIPDQLLIQYFYEGLQPMDRSMVDAASGGALVNKTPDEAKLLISNIAENSQQFGTRSEGMTRRVNEVNHADLAHQLMELTTLVRQMAMGKAQTVKTCGICAAPEHTTNMCPTLQEDPYEQANAMGGMSGAHLRRNDPYAPTYNPGWQNHPNFSYGQKSPGFQQPFTQKSPIQ